The following nucleotide sequence is from Roseivirga sp. BDSF3-8.
GGCGAAAGAATCACCCTCAGACCCGGAGCTACTATAACCCAGGTGACTGACCCAATATTCTTCAACGCTGAACAGCAGTCTGAGCAACAAAGTGGTACGGCCAGGGTGTACTCCCCTGAGATAGAGTTGGAGGTGGGGCTGGCCCGTAATGTCTTTTTAGAAGCAGAGGTAATTCATACGTTTAAAGAGGGAGAGGTGGCGGATGTGTTCCGGATACCGGACTGGTTTGCAAATGCACGGCTGTATTTTCATGACAATATCCTGAATGATCGTATGGAGGCACGTATTGGTTTGGATGTACACTATAGGACATCATACCTGGCTGATGCTTACGCGCCGGGCATGCAGCAATACCATCTTCAAAATGAGTTCAGGGTGCCTCAGGCTCTTGTCGCCGACTTTTTCTTTAACTTTAAGATCAAGCGGGCCATGCTCTTCATTAAGGTTACCCAGGTGAACGAGGGCTTCCCCTACCAGGGGTATTTTACCACACCTAACTATACCGGGGTGGGCAGGCAGATAGATTTAGGTATTAACTGGCAGTTTTTCGATTGATAGGAGTGATAGAGACTGATTTTACTAAAAGCACCCTCGGGCTCGAGTTACCTACTGATCCGAGGTGGGCCAACGTAGCGGAGAAAAATATTGCTGACATACTGGTAGACCATGCGTACTGCGAGCAGAAGGCAGCCTCGAGTTGTATTTCACTTATAGTACAGTACCCTGAACGCGCCAGGCTGGTAGAGATGCTCACCCCTGTGGTGGCAGAGGAGTGGAGCCACTTTGAACGTGTGGTGGAGCAGCTTACTAAAAGGGGGCATGGTTTGGGAAGGCCTCGTACGGATGAATATGTCGTGCAGCTTATGAAGCTCATTCGAAAAGGAGGCGACCGTGAATTGCAGCTAATGGATAAGCTGCTGGTAAATGCGCTGATAGAGGCGAGAAGCTGTGAACGCTTTAAAATTCTCTGGAAGAATATTGGGGATGAAGAGCTGCAGAAGTTTTATTACGAGCTCATGGTTTCCGAAGCGGGTCACTATCATAATTTTCTCGATCTGGCCAAAGAGTACCAGCCGGAAGAGGTGGTGATGGACCGGTGGAAGGAACTGCTTCGTGCTGAGGCGGAAATCATGAAAAGTATGAAACCCCGCCAGGATCGTATGCATTGATCCGGACAGGGTTACACTGGAAATTCTTCGGGCGAAAGACTCAGGTCTTTTGCTTTTTCTTCTTGGCTGCCGGAAACAGAATATTATTCAATATAAGCCTGTAGCCCGGTGATTGCGGGTGCAAGTTCAGGTCTGTAGGTTCTTCCCCTACAAAGTGCTGGTAATCTTCGGGGTCATGCCCTCCGTAAAAAGTCCAGAAGCCCTTTCCATATACCCCATGGATATACCTCGCCTCAGAGATGGATTTCGTTTCTCCCATGATTACCACATCCGGTTTGATGAGCTTTTTCTTATAAGCCGTCGTCTGACCCATAAATCCATTGATCAGCCGCGTGTGATTTTGCGTGAGCATGGTGGGTATTGGGTCCCATTTGGCTGAAAATTCAAACAGGGTAAAATAGTCATTCCCCTCCGTCAGGCCACGCTCATTTACCTGATTATCAATGTTTGCATACTCATAGGTAAATGGATTGCGCTCCACTACAAAATTCTCAAAGGCGAAGGTATTCGTGAAGTCCAGCTTTCTTTGCATAGCCGGGTCTGCGGGATCACCGTCATACACCTGGTGACATATGTCTGTGTTTTCTGCCGAGAGAGCAATGTCATACGTATCTGTGGCTGAGCACATTGCAAAAAGAAAGCCGCCGCCGGTCACAAATTCACGTATCTTTTTTACCACGGCCAGTTTAAGGTGCGATACCTTGGCAAAGCCATGTTTGCGCGCCATAGCTTCGTACTCCTGCTGTTGCTCTATATACCAGGCCTCGTGCCCGAAGCTTCGGTAAAATTTACCATACTGGCCTGTAAAATCTTCATGGTGCAGGTGCAGCCAGTCATATTCTGGTAGTTTGCCGTTCATCACCTCGTCATCAAAGATGACATCATAGGGGATTTCAGCATAAGTAAGAACCAGTGTGACGGCATCGTCCCAGGGTTGTTTACTTTTGGGAGAGTACACCGCTATTTTAGGCGTTTTCTCAAGCCTCATTACATCCTGGTTGGTGCTTGGACTGGCTATTTCCTTTATGATCTGGTTAGAAGCGGCATCAGAAATCACCTCGTAAGAAACGCCTCTGATGATTAGTTCATTTTCAAACTGCTGGTAGTGTTTTACCATAAAACTTCCACCACGGTAATTAAGTAGCCAGTCTACCTCCACATCGCCATCCAGTATCCAGTATGCAATACCGTATGCCTTCAGGTGGTTCTTCTGTGCCTCATCCATAGGGATGAGAATGTAGGAGGCCATAGCCTGCGCAGGAAGTGCTATAGCAAGAAGCATCCAAATTAAAAATTTCCTCATTCGACGGAGTCTTTGACCGATAGTATAAGTAAGCAACGATTTATTCATGCAATTTATTAATATTGGAATACGAAATCCAGCAAGATCGTTCCATCCCAGAACACATGCATTATGGTTAACATTAAGGAAGATATTAAAGAAAGTCTGCGGTCTATCAAAGCGAACATGCTTAGAAGTGTGCTTACGGCCCTTATTGTTTCTATAGGCATAACGGCTCTGGTGGGTATTCTAACAGCTGTAGAAGGAATCAAGAGTTCAGTGACAGAAGGGTTTTCCGGTATCGGCACTAATACTTTTACCGTTACGATAGATAATCGCGGGGGAAGACAGGGCGGAAGAGAACGAAAGGAGCAAACGCCTATTAAACTAAATCAGGCTCGTTCTTTCAAACAGCGTTTTAATTATCCCGCCACCGTAAGCATAATTTCAAGCATTACCGGTATTGCTGAGGTGAAGTATGGCAGTAAAAAAACTAACCCTAACATTCGTGTTACCGGCATTGATGAAAATTACCTGGTAAATGAAGGCATAGAAGTATCTCTGGGTAGGAACATCTCTTCATATGAAGCCCAGCAGGGTAGTAAGGTAGCCCTTATCGGTAAAAGTGTGGCCACCACCCTTTTTGGTGAAAATATAAATCCGCTTGATAAGGAGATTGGTATTTCCGGAAATCGCTTTCAGGTAGTAGGCGTACTGGAAAAGGAGGGAGGTATGCAGGGAGGTGGTGCAGACCGTCAGGTGCTCCTGCCACTTGCCAGCGCTGTGCTAATGATCCGTAACCGTGAGCCTGCTTTTGAGATCACAGTCAATGTAAATAATCCTGATGAGCTGGATCCGGCCATTGCCGAAGCCACCGGGATTATGAGGCGTTTGAGAAACCTGCAGCCCGGACAGGAAAACGATTTTGTGGTAGAACGAAGTGAGGAAGCACTGAAGAATTTTAATGAGACCATCGGTATCATGCGCGTGGCGGCCTTTGTCGTTTCGCTGGTTACCCTGTTTGGGTGTTCCATTGCGCTTATGAACATTATGATGGTATCAGTGACCGAACGCACCCGTGAGATAGGTCTTCGTAAGGCGGTAGGAGCCACCCCCAAGCGAATCAGGAGACAGTTTCTGGTCGAGGCTATCGTTATTTGCCTCTTAGGAGGGGCATTAGGCGTATTATTCGGTATCATGTTTGGCAATGGCGTCTCCATACTTCTGAAGCTGGACACATTTGTCATGCCCTGGGTGTGGATATTTGTTGGCCTGACACTATGTGTATTGGTAGGGCTTCTTTCCGGGCTTATACCTGCAATACGTGCTGCTCGCCTTGATCCGATAGACTCGCTGCGCTACGAATAAGTTTTGCTTGAAAATTGGGTACATATTACTCATATTGTAGCAAATATTTTTTTTCTCATTGGCCCTATGAAGGCAAGAACCTTCCTCCTTTTTCTCACTTTTTGCGCGCTTCACCTTCCACTGGCTGTACTCGGACAGGTGACACTGCAAGGGGTATATCAGGGCAAAAACATCTATATTCAAAACCCTCTTTCAGAAGATAACAGGACTTTTTGTACCCGTGGGGTTATAGTAAACGGGCGATTACTTATCGAGCAGCCTAATACATCAGCTTTCGAGATCGATCTGTCTTTTTTGCAGATAGGAGAAGAGGTTAATATCAAGATAGAGCATAAAAATAGCTGTGAGCCTAAGATAATCAACCCCCAGGTGGTACGCAGCCCAGGCAGGTTCGCCTTTTCAGACATTCATTTGGGCAAGCACAACATTACCTGGCAAACCAAGGGTGAAAGGCCCGGGGGTAAGTTTTTTGTAGAGCAGTGGGTGAATAACGAATGGGTGATTCGTCATACCATTGATGGTAAAGGAGAGGCGGCGGTTTATGCCCTCCGCATAGATTGTTTTTCCGGAAATAACAGGTTCAGGATAAAGCATTTGCAGAATGACGGCATCATTTTTTACAGCGAGGAGCAGGCTTTTGAAAGCAATGAAGATCCCGTCACTTTCTACCCCCTCAGAGTAGCCGAAAAAATTGTCCTAAGCAAGCCAACCGATTATAAGGTCACGAGCGTAAACGGTACGCCCCTCGCTAAGGGAAAAGGTAAAGAAATACCCTTGCAGCATTTAAGAACAGGGGTTTATTACCTTTATATTGAAAACCGGCAGGAGAAGTTTTTTAAGAAATAGCCACGGCACGACCATGCATTGTTTCTATCTCTTCAGGAACAAACTCATCAGCAAGCATGTGGCCTTTAGTATCAATAGTAGTTAGCTTTACCGTCTTCAGTTCATTGATTAGGACGGGATCGTATTTAGCCGAAACACGCACATAGTTTTCGGTAAATCCGTGCATCATGCCATCTGCCACATCGTCTTCAAAGAGTACAGTGGCGGTTTTGCCAGCTTGCTTTTCATAGAAGTGCCTGCGCTTCTTATCGCTGAGTATTCTTAACATTTTACTTCGGCGCTGTCTCTCTTTGTCCGGTACCACCTCGTCCATTTCTGCAGCGGGTGTATTAACACGTTCGGAGTACGTGAATACGTGCAGGTAGCTTATATCGAGCTTGTTCAGGAATTCATACGTTTCCAGAAAGTCTGCTTCAGTTTCGCCGGGAAAGCCTACGATCACATCCACACCTATGCAGCAATCTGGCATGAGTTGTTTGATCTTATCTACCCTGTCCACATATAGCTCCCTCAGATACCGGCGCCTCATCTTGCGCAGTATTTTGTTGCTTCCGCTTTGAAGTGGGACGTGAAAGTGCGGAACGAACCGCTTGCTCTGGCTTACGAACTCAATGAT
It contains:
- a CDS encoding tRNA-(ms[2]io[6]A)-hydroxylase, translating into MIGVIETDFTKSTLGLELPTDPRWANVAEKNIADILVDHAYCEQKAASSCISLIVQYPERARLVEMLTPVVAEEWSHFERVVEQLTKRGHGLGRPRTDEYVVQLMKLIRKGGDRELQLMDKLLVNALIEARSCERFKILWKNIGDEELQKFYYELMVSEAGHYHNFLDLAKEYQPEEVVMDRWKELLRAEAEIMKSMKPRQDRMH
- a CDS encoding asparagine synthetase B; the encoded protein is MRKFLIWMLLAIALPAQAMASYILIPMDEAQKNHLKAYGIAYWILDGDVEVDWLLNYRGGSFMVKHYQQFENELIIRGVSYEVISDAASNQIIKEIASPSTNQDVMRLEKTPKIAVYSPKSKQPWDDAVTLVLTYAEIPYDVIFDDEVMNGKLPEYDWLHLHHEDFTGQYGKFYRSFGHEAWYIEQQQEYEAMARKHGFAKVSHLKLAVVKKIREFVTGGGFLFAMCSATDTYDIALSAENTDICHQVYDGDPADPAMQRKLDFTNTFAFENFVVERNPFTYEYANIDNQVNERGLTEGNDYFTLFEFSAKWDPIPTMLTQNHTRLINGFMGQTTAYKKKLIKPDVVIMGETKSISEARYIHGVYGKGFWTFYGGHDPEDYQHFVGEEPTDLNLHPQSPGYRLILNNILFPAAKKKKQKT
- a CDS encoding ABC transporter permease, with translation MVNIKEDIKESLRSIKANMLRSVLTALIVSIGITALVGILTAVEGIKSSVTEGFSGIGTNTFTVTIDNRGGRQGGRERKEQTPIKLNQARSFKQRFNYPATVSIISSITGIAEVKYGSKKTNPNIRVTGIDENYLVNEGIEVSLGRNISSYEAQQGSKVALIGKSVATTLFGENINPLDKEIGISGNRFQVVGVLEKEGGMQGGGADRQVLLPLASAVLMIRNREPAFEITVNVNNPDELDPAIAEATGIMRRLRNLQPGQENDFVVERSEEALKNFNETIGIMRVAAFVVSLVTLFGCSIALMNIMMVSVTERTREIGLRKAVGATPKRIRRQFLVEAIVICLLGGALGVLFGIMFGNGVSILLKLDTFVMPWVWIFVGLTLCVLVGLLSGLIPAIRAARLDPIDSLRYE
- a CDS encoding T9SS C-terminal target domain-containing protein, whose protein sequence is MKARTFLLFLTFCALHLPLAVLGQVTLQGVYQGKNIYIQNPLSEDNRTFCTRGVIVNGRLLIEQPNTSAFEIDLSFLQIGEEVNIKIEHKNSCEPKIINPQVVRSPGRFAFSDIHLGKHNITWQTKGERPGGKFFVEQWVNNEWVIRHTIDGKGEAAVYALRIDCFSGNNRFRIKHLQNDGIIFYSEEQAFESNEDPVTFYPLRVAEKIVLSKPTDYKVTSVNGTPLAKGKGKEIPLQHLRTGVYYLYIENRQEKFFKK